DNA sequence from the Butyricimonas faecalis genome:
TTGTAGTCTGATAGAGTATATTGGTCGAAAAACGAAAAATCATCGGAATGTTGTGGTTAACGCTATCGGTAAGGATAAATTGCAGCATCTGTACGAGTTGGCGGATGTATATCATAGTGACAATATAGATAAAGTTAGTGATGAATTGATTGATAATTATCATATCAAAGAAGGAGCGTTTGATAATGTTTCTGATAGTAAGTACTCGATACCCACACATTGGGATATAGGGAAGGTGTATAAGAGGTTGATCATAGACATTTGTGTAAAACAGGGTAAAGAGTCGATTGAAACGTTGGTAGAAGTGTACAATTCATGGTTGTCCCGCAAGATAGAAGACTTCAATAGTAGCCTTTATTATGAAAATCCGGGGTATCTTTATGAATCTTATCTTGAAGGGGATGTTTTGTAGAACGGTGACCGGATGCTTTGGTCATGATTAGTGTCAAAGCCCCGTCTCCCGTGATGTTACAGGCCGTTCCGAAACTATCTTGTAAGGCGAAGATGGTTAGTAGAAGGGCTGTTCCGGCTTCATCGAATCCGAGTATGGAGATCACGATTCCCAGAGAGGCGATGACGGTTCCGCCGGGAACTCCCGGCGCCCCGATGGCAAAGATGCCGAGCAGGATGATGAACAGGATCATGACGGTTAATGATGGGAGCGAACCGTAAAGCATGAGTGACACGGTCATCACGAAGAAGACTTCTGTTAGTATGGAACCGCATAAATGGATGTTCGAGAACAGGGGAATGGCGAAATCAATAACATCGTCTTTTAATACTGGACTTTTCTTGGCACATTTTAACGCAACGGCTAACGTGGCAGCGGATGACATCGTGCCGACAGCCGTGAGGTAGGCGGGGCCGTAGTACTTCAATACCTGCCAAGGATTTTTTTTCGAGACGGCTCCGGCAAGGACGTACAAGAAAGAAAGCCACACGAACTGGGAGATGATGACAATAACCATAACGCCAAGGAACACGGG
Encoded proteins:
- a CDS encoding dicarboxylate/amino acid:cation symporter, which translates into the protein MKKLYSSTIFKLIIAVIIGILLGFIANEGFMNIVVTVKYILGQLIFFMVPLIILGFVSYSIAKMKDNASKMLSLALVIAYLSSIGAAFFAMVSGYTLIPHLSIEPVKETLRQLPELIFRLDIPPVVSVMTALVLAIMIGLATVWTKSEVFENLLDNFQKMVLLLINRILIPILPFFIAANFCALSYEGAITKQLPVFLGVMVIVIISQFVWLSFLYVLAGAVSKKNPWQVLKYYGPAYLTAVGTMSSAATLAVALKCAKKSPVLKDDVIDFAIPLFSNIHLCGSILTEVFFVMTVSLMLYGSLPSLTVMILFIILLGIFAIGAPGVPGGTVIASLGIVISILGFDEAGTALLLTIFALQDSFGTACNITGDGALTLIMTKASGHRSTKHPLQDKIHKDTPDFHNKGYY